In Chryseobacterium sp. C-71, the genomic window ACATTATCTATTCGTCCATTCATAGAAATTCACTTCATCGTAAATTTCAAATCCGCAACTTGGATAAAGTTTATTTCCTATATCGTTTGATTTTCCCGTTTCTAAGAGAATTCCTGCAGAATCTGTTGATTTTGCTAATTCTTTGGCTTCTTCAATTAATTGTTTTGAAAAACCTTTTCCACGATAATTTTCATTGACAAATAAGTCATTCAACAACCAATAACGTTTCATTCTCGTTGAAGAAAATAATGGATATAACTGTACAAAACCAACTAATCCCCCATCAATTTCAGCAACAAAAATTTCAGAATCATTCTTCTCAATTCTTTCTTTTAAAAAATTTTTCGCAGCCGGAATATCAGATTCTTTATGATAAAAAACTCTGTACTGATCAAACAATTCTGCTAATTGAGGTAAATCCTGAATCGTGGCTTTTCTTGTATTTTTCATTTTAAAATTGATTAAAAATAAACATCCGCTGTAAAAACGGATGCTTATGATTTATTATTTTAAGAAAATGCTTTTTCCAAATCTGCAATCAAATCTTCAGCATCTTCGATCCCGACGCTTAGACGAACCAAATCATCAGTGATCCCCAATTCTGCACGTTTTTCTGCAGGAATCGAAGCGTGAGTCATCAGTGCCGGATGATTAGCCAAAGATTCTACTCCACCCAAAGATTCAGCAAGAGTGAATACTTTTACTCTCTCCAAAAATCTGATCGCGTCTTCTTTTTTCCCTGATTTGAAAGTGAAAGAAACCATTCCTCCGAAATCTTTCATCTGAGCTTTTGCCAATTCATATTGCGGATGAGATTCCAATCCCGGATAAATTACTTGCGCAACTGCCGGATGAGATTCAAGATATTTTGCAACAGCCATTCCGTTTTCAGAATGTCTTTGAACTCTTAAAGCTAAGGTTTTAATTCCTCTCAAAACCAAATAAGAATCGTGTGGACCTAAAATTCCACCACTTGCAAACTGAATGAAGTGTAGTTTTTCACCCAATTCAGCATCTTTAGCAATCAAAGCTCCAGCAATAACATCAGAATGACCTCCCAAATATTTTGTTGCAGAGTGCATTACAATATCAGCTCCCAAATCGATTGGTCTCTGAAGGTACGGCGTTGCAAACGTATTATCAACCGCAACTAGAATATCTTTTCCTTTTGCAATTTCTACAACTGCTTTGATGTCTACTAATTTCATCAATGGGTTGGTTGGAGTTTCTACCCAGATTAATTTAGTATTATCTGTAATAACGTCAGCGATTTTAGAAGCATCATCAAAATTAACGAAAGTAAATTTCAACTGATATTTTTCAAAAAGTCTGGTGAACATTCTGTAGGTTCCACCATATAAATCATCCACAGCAACAACTTCGTCGCCCGGATTTAATAATTTTAAAACACAATCGATAGCAGCTAAACCTGAACCGAAAGCTAAACCTCTCGCTCCGTTTTCGATGCTTGCCAAAGAGTCTTCCAAAGCCTGTCTTGTAGGGTTTGCCGCTCTTGAATATTCGTATCCCGAATGTACTCCCGGACTTTTTTGTGCGAAAGTTGATGTTAAAAAAACAGGAACATTCACAGAACCTGTCGCAGATTCGTGATGTTGTCCTCCGTGTATAACTTTTGTATTAAAATTCATAATATTTTTGCTTTTAGCTTATTGCTTTTGGCTTTTAGCTTCAATACTAACCGCCAAAAATAAAATTTTCATTCATTTAAACTTTTGTCAAAAAGCTAGCCGCCAATTGCCAAAAGCCAATCGCTTATTTACATTTTTATCGCGGATTTTACAGCAAATTCTTCGGCAATCTGCTCAATCCATGCTGCTACATCATCTTCGCCTGTTGCTCTTTGATAGGTGCTTCCCATAGAAACAAAAATCTGATGCATGAACATTTTCATTTGATCAACCGGCATATCTTTCGTCCAAAGATCGATTCTTAGAGCTTCAGATGCTTTTTCGTCCCAAACGGAAATCATTACTGCTTTTGTTTCCTCTTTTTCTACGCCGCCATCCGCCGCATTCCAAGTCATCAACTCCGGGATGTGATTTTCATCCAGTTCTACATCTATCGTAATTTGAGTCTTTCTCATTTTCCTATTTTTTCTAAACTTTATTATTCTTCCAATTTCGGTTTGTAACCTGCTTCATTAAAAATTTGTGTAGCATCCATTTTCAGGAAATCTACTAATTTTGTTTCAGGTTTCTTTTTTAAATATTCTCTGCAAATCTGCCACCCTGTGTAAATTCCGACCATCGGCGAAGAGTTATTATCAATTTCTGTATAAAATTTTGAAAATGGCCCGGGAGCAATGAAACGTTCTGCCAATCGGTGATCATCACCAAAAATTAAATTATTCTCAACAAAATAATTATAAATATTGGCTTCATTTGCAGCTGACCAGTCATATTGTTCTTTCGTGTAATCCATTTTCAGATAATCCGGCGTTTCGGGTAAAAATGCATCCTGTAAAGTCATGATTTTACCGTTATACACTATCAAATCAATGAATTTTTGACTGTTCCCAGTATACGGAACAATGTTTTCGGCAAACATTCTTGAAACTTTCGGAACAATGTTGTTCGGGTTCATAGATTTCTGAAAATACAGTTCCAAACCTCTGTAATTTGGATTTTTATCACCCATAAATCCTGTAATATCAATAAACAGGAAATTGGTTTTATCATCATACAAAAGTGGCTCCTGAACCATCTGTAAAGCTGATGAAAAAAGGAAAACCTTTGGACTTTTAAACTGCGGAAAATAAAACTTGATGTGCGAAAACAAATCCTGAAGCTCATTCTGCAATTTCTTCTGATCAATTTTGCTAATCGCTTCTTTGTAGATTTTTATTTCTTGTGCATCTGCTCTTCTTTTCCCAAAATCTTCATCAGGAACGGTGCCCTGAAACCAGGGAAACTTTGTCGTGAATTGTTCCAAAGAAACATTCTGGTCATAAAACTCTTTTGAGATATCGGTAACCTCCACCTTTTCGGCAGGATTTTTTATTTCTACTTTCCAATCAGTTTTCTGTTCTTTTTTACAAGAATTCAAACTTAAAACTAAAAGGCATGAAAGTGCGGCAATTCTAAAAATCTTCATTATTTTTACATGAAATTTAAGTTTACAAAAATAAGGATATAAATATAAACTTATGCCGAAAAAGGATTTTTTTGTGGCTATAAAAATTATATTAAAATCTTTAAAATAAGACCATACAAACGATGAATATTTATCTTGAAACCGAAAGATTGATCTTAAGGGAGATCGTTCTCGAAGACGTTGAAGCTTTTTTTGCGATGGACAGCAATCCGGAAGTCGTAAAATATGTTGGAATACAACCTTTAACCGACATCAGCCAAAGTGCAGAAATGATTAAAAGCATCCGAAATCAATATACAGAAAACGGAATCGGAAGATGGGCTGTCATCAGAAAAGAAGATGGAAAATTGGTTGGTTGGAGCGGTTTAAAACTGATTAAAGAAATCAACAATCATCAGAATATTCACGATCTTGGCTACCGTTTCACACCGGAGTATTGGGGAAAAGGTTATGCTACAGAAACTTCTATTGCCGTTTTAAATTATGCTTTTAACGAAATGAAACTCGACCAAGTTTTTGCCTACGCTGATGTAGAGAATGACATATCCAATCATGTTTTGAGAAAATTAGGTTTCGAGGAAAAAGAAACCTTCATTGACGAAGGCGATAATTGCTTTTGGTACGAACTTAAAAAAGAAAATTTTAAATAATAAAAATATACAATGCAGACACAAAAAGTAACCGATCATATCGTACAGTGGCTAAAAGATTATGCCGAAAAATCAGGAGTTAAAGGCTATGTATTGGGAGTCTCCGGTGGCGTTGATTCCGGAGTGGTTTCTACTTTGGCAGCAATGACCGGCTTGAAAACTTTGCTGATTGAAATGCCGATTCGTCAAAAGGAAGATCAGGTAAACAGAGCCTGGGAACACATGAATGATTTAAAAACTAAATTCCCGAATGTTGAAGCCATGTCTGTGAATCTTACGCCAGCATTTGAGGAATTATACAAAACTTTTGATGTTCACGACGACGAATTCCCTAACGAGAAACTGGCTTTTGCCAACACAAGATCACGTTTGAGAATGCTTACTCTCTATTATTATGGACAAATCAACGGACTTTTGGTTTGCGGAACAGGAAATAAAGTGGAAGATTTCGGGATTGGTTTTTACACAAAATATGGTGATGGTGGCGTAGACATCTCTCCTATCGCAGATCTTTACAAAACTGAAGTTTATGCATTGGCGAAAGCTTTAAACTTAGTTAAAAACATTCAGGAAGCCATTCCTACAGACGGACTTTGGGATGCTGAAAGAACCGACGAAATGCAGATTGGCGCAACCTACCCTGAATTGGAAAAAATCCAAAAAGAATGGGGAACCAAAACTGAAGAAGACTATAGCGGAAGAGATTTGGAAGTGTTTAAAATTTTCAGCAGAATGAATAAGGCTGCACAGCATAAAATCAATCCTATACCGGTGTGCGACATTCCGGAAGAATGGAGAAGTTAATTAATGTAACAATTTATCTGTGTAAAAGTTTACCAATGCATTTTTTCTACATTGTTACACTTTAACATTTAAACTATTTTTATGAATTCTAAAATTCGCTCGGTACTTTTTGCATGCATGGGGCTTCTTTTCGGAATGTCGGTGATGTATATTTATAATAATTTCATCGCTGAGAAGAAAACCCCGATTAAAACTGAGAATGTCTCGAAAGCTTCAAAAAACCAATCTGAAAGGCAAGCAATTGATGAACTTACCAAAGAAAATACAGTAATCAATTACGTCAAACAAAACCATCAGCTTCCTGACTATTACATTACAAAAAATGAAGCCAAGAAATCGGGCTGGAATCCTTCTCAGGGAAATCTTTGTGAAATTTTACCAGGAAAAGCAATTGGTGGAGATTACTTTGGAAACCGAGAAGGAAAGCTACCGAAAGGGATAAAATACTTTGAAGCCGACGTCAATTACAGTTGTGGAAACAGAAATGGCGACCGAATTGTTTTCACTAAAAATGGAGAGGTTTATTTAACTAAAAATCATTACAAGAGTTTTGAGAAGCAGTAATCTGTCATTGCGAGGAGCGAAAGCGACGAAGCAATCTTTATAAATAATATTAAAACAACACAAATGAAATCTGGCTTTATTTACATCATGACCAATAAAAACATACCGTTCTTTATACAGGTGTTACTTCAAATCTACCGAAAAGAGTTCAGGAACATAAAGAAAAATTTCACGAGCAGAGTTTCAGTGCAAAATACAATGTTAATAAGTTGGTATATTGGGAAGCATTTCAGGAAATTGGAGATGCAATCTTTCGGGAAAAACAAATAAAGGCAGGTTCAAGACAAAAGAAATTAGATTTAATTAATTCAATGAATCCTGAATGGAGAGATTTGACAGATGATATTCAAAATATTATGGATCGTTTCTGAAATAGAGATGTTTAGAGATTGCTTCGTCGCTTCGCTTCTCGCAATGACGCGGTAACCCCTATACTCTTTCAATGACATAAAAACCCATACATTTGCACAGTAAAATTTAAATAAAACTATGAATACAACATACATCGACTTCGCAGACCTTGGAGATTACGAAGATTTTTATACTCAGCTTAAAGAAAAAATTAAACTTCCCGCTCATTTCGGAGATAATCTTGATGCTCTTTCAGATGTCATTTCTGGTGAACTGCAAATGCCTCTGCATTTAGAATTTGTCAATATGAGTGTAGATCAGCTAGAAATCTTCGAAGACTTACTTACTACTTTAGAAGACACGGAAGATGATGTGAAAGATTTTTCTTTTGCATATTATCTGGAACAGTATGACGATGAAGGGGCTTCTGATGAAGATGAAACAACTGAGTAATAAATTATTTACGACAGAATTAAACCTTTAAGGTTTCCTATAGAGGAAATCATTATCAAACAGGATCGGGCGCAGCAAAGCTGCGCCCGATCCTGTTTGATAATATTTAAAAATCTTATTTTCCTAAAACTTCCATTAATGGTTGTCCTACATTTCCGCTAGGGTTTTCAATTCTCAAAAACTGAGCGATTGTCGGGGCAATATCGGTCATAAAATGCGAAGCATTGCTTTCGCCATGCGGAACTTTCCAACCCATAAATATGAGAGGAATGTGTGCGTCATAAGAATTCCAGACACTGTGCGTTGTTCCTTTTTTAGCATACGTAGGCAGCATTCCGTCATGAGAAACGATTTGAATATCACCACTTCGCTGCCAGTTGTATCCGTTGATTACTCTGGTTTTAATTGGCTCAGGAATTGGTGCATTGGCCACATCTTTCAAATCAACTGCGTATAAAACACGGGGATCTTTATTTAGATTTTCAATGATGCTTTTTTTGATGGCAACTTCATCTAATTTATTCTCTGTAATCAACTGATGATTAAGATAAATCTGATAATTATCAATCCCTAAAATCAGTTTAGTTGAAGCGTATTTTGTTTCTAATTCTGCACCGAGGTTTTTCTCTAAACCATCATCAAAAAACCCGGTCATCATTTTATTTTCTTTCATGAAACCCTCAGCATGAGCGCCACCATGATCTGCCGAAAGGAAAACCAAATATTCGCCCTTCCCTACTTTTTTATCGAGCATTTTGAAAAAATTCGCCAATTCAATATCTAATCTCAAATAGGTATCTTCCACTTCAATAGCATTGGGTCCATAGGCATGACCCACGTAATCTGTAGACGCAATATTTATAGCTAGAAAATCTGTAATCTGATCTTCACCTAACTGATATCCATCGATGGCAGCTTCAGCAAACTTTAAAGTGTAGGTATTTCCAAATGGTGTAGTTCTTAAGACACCTTTATTTACTGCAAAATCTGCGGCAAGATTGCTGTAAGGAAAAGTTGGATTCTTCGCAGTTCCTACAGGTTTTTCCCAAGGCACATCGTCTCTTGTGCTTTCTGTATATTGATTAATAGGCAATAACGTATTCCATCCGTTAGCAACCAATTTTTCAGCTAATTTCTGATCGTTAAACTTGTTTACCCAATCCGGCAAACTGTTCGTATAATAAGAACTCGTCACAAAATTTCCATTCGTTTCATCAAACCAAAAAGCTCCGGTCGGATTATGACCTGCCGGCAAAATAGACGCCCGGTCTTTTAATGAAACTCCAACTACTTTTGACTGAAAATTACTTGCAATTCTCAACTGATCGGTAATGGTGGTACTCCAAAGATTTTTTGGCGAATGACCACCAATCTTATCGTTTGTTCCTACCCCTTTTACGTCGGTATCTGTCGTACAGTACACATTTTTTCCGGTTGCCTTATCTGTCCAGTCGTTTCCGGCAATCCCGTGAATGGATGGAACTGAACCTGTATAAATGGTGGTATGACCAATCGCCGTAACCGTAGGAACATAAGGAATCATTACATTATTAAAAGAAAAACCTTTGTTTAGCAATCTTTTGAAACCATCATCGCCGTATTTGTCATAAAAACGGTACAAATAATCCCACCTCATCTGATCGATTACCAAACCTACTACCAATTTTGGTCTTTCCAACTGTGATTTCTTGCTTTTCTGAGCGTTCACCGTCATTAAAGAAATGAAAGTAACTGCAGCAATCGTAATTTTCCTTAGCATTGAATAACTTTTTTTGTGACCACAAATTTACGGGTTTTCAGGGTTTTGGTATGTGAAATTTTATTTAAATTTGACACATTAGCTTTTAGTTTAAATCACAGCTAAAAATGATTCCAATCACAAAAATCAATATGCCTAAATCTAAATTTCATCTTAGGAGAATAATCTTTTCCTTAATATTATTCCTTTTCCAACAAAACTTGTTCGCACAAACCGAACAACAATTTATCTTTTTCAAAACCTGGAATTTTATTAAATATTATCATCCCGATCTTGCCAGCGGAAAAGTAAATGCCGACAGTTTGTTTTTGGCAAATGTAAAAGGTGTAAATACCAATGATGATTTTAATTCCGTCATCAATAAATTAACGTCAAAGCTGAACAAAAATTTCACCACACCTGCTCCCATTGAGACTTCAAAGGATCTAATGTTGCAGAATCAGAATTTTGACTGGTTCCAGAAGAACAAAAAAATAAGCGATGGCAATAAAGATTTACTCAACAATATTTATAAGCATCGATACAATTTTGAAAATCTGCCAAAAGGTAAACTGGTCAGTGATGAAAAAGAATATCCTTTCCCGAAAACAGAAAATTTGCCTTTAGAATATCGTTTGTTGGCTTTGGCTAAAATACAGGGAGTTGTTGATTACCTCTTCCCGCATAAGTATATCATGGACAAAGGCATTGATGAATATTTCAGCAATAGTTTAGATGAAAACTCAAAAGTAAATTCGAGAAAAAATTTTGAAGTTATATTAGCTAAATTGGTTTCAAAATTTAAAGACAGTCATGCGT contains:
- a CDS encoding cystathionine gamma-synthase — encoded protein: MNFNTKVIHGGQHHESATGSVNVPVFLTSTFAQKSPGVHSGYEYSRAANPTRQALEDSLASIENGARGLAFGSGLAAIDCVLKLLNPGDEVVAVDDLYGGTYRMFTRLFEKYQLKFTFVNFDDASKIADVITDNTKLIWVETPTNPLMKLVDIKAVVEIAKGKDILVAVDNTFATPYLQRPIDLGADIVMHSATKYLGGHSDVIAGALIAKDAELGEKLHFIQFASGGILGPHDSYLVLRGIKTLALRVQRHSENGMAVAKYLESHPAVAQVIYPGLESHPQYELAKAQMKDFGGMVSFTFKSGKKEDAIRFLERVKVFTLAESLGGVESLANHPALMTHASIPAEKRAELGITDDLVRLSVGIEDAEDLIADLEKAFS
- a CDS encoding ribonuclease domain-containing protein encodes the protein MNSKIRSVLFACMGLLFGMSVMYIYNNFIAEKKTPIKTENVSKASKNQSERQAIDELTKENTVINYVKQNHQLPDYYITKNEAKKSGWNPSQGNLCEILPGKAIGGDYFGNREGKLPKGIKYFEADVNYSCGNRNGDRIVFTKNGEVYLTKNHYKSFEKQ
- the gldC gene encoding gliding motility protein GldC, translating into MRKTQITIDVELDENHIPELMTWNAADGGVEKEETKAVMISVWDEKASEALRIDLWTKDMPVDQMKMFMHQIFVSMGSTYQRATGEDDVAAWIEQIAEEFAVKSAIKM
- a CDS encoding GNAT family N-acetyltransferase, which translates into the protein MNIYLETERLILREIVLEDVEAFFAMDSNPEVVKYVGIQPLTDISQSAEMIKSIRNQYTENGIGRWAVIRKEDGKLVGWSGLKLIKEINNHQNIHDLGYRFTPEYWGKGYATETSIAVLNYAFNEMKLDQVFAYADVENDISNHVLRKLGFEEKETFIDEGDNCFWYELKKENFK
- the nadE gene encoding NAD(+) synthase, whose translation is MQTQKVTDHIVQWLKDYAEKSGVKGYVLGVSGGVDSGVVSTLAAMTGLKTLLIEMPIRQKEDQVNRAWEHMNDLKTKFPNVEAMSVNLTPAFEELYKTFDVHDDEFPNEKLAFANTRSRLRMLTLYYYGQINGLLVCGTGNKVEDFGIGFYTKYGDGGVDISPIADLYKTEVYALAKALNLVKNIQEAIPTDGLWDAERTDEMQIGATYPELEKIQKEWGTKTEEDYSGRDLEVFKIFSRMNKAAQHKINPIPVCDIPEEWRS
- a CDS encoding barstar family protein, with amino-acid sequence MNTTYIDFADLGDYEDFYTQLKEKIKLPAHFGDNLDALSDVISGELQMPLHLEFVNMSVDQLEIFEDLLTTLEDTEDDVKDFSFAYYLEQYDDEGASDEDETTE
- a CDS encoding gliding motility protein GldB, translated to MKIFRIAALSCLLVLSLNSCKKEQKTDWKVEIKNPAEKVEVTDISKEFYDQNVSLEQFTTKFPWFQGTVPDEDFGKRRADAQEIKIYKEAISKIDQKKLQNELQDLFSHIKFYFPQFKSPKVFLFSSALQMVQEPLLYDDKTNFLFIDITGFMGDKNPNYRGLELYFQKSMNPNNIVPKVSRMFAENIVPYTGNSQKFIDLIVYNGKIMTLQDAFLPETPDYLKMDYTKEQYDWSAANEANIYNYFVENNLIFGDDHRLAERFIAPGPFSKFYTEIDNNSSPMVGIYTGWQICREYLKKKPETKLVDFLKMDATQIFNEAGYKPKLEE
- a CDS encoding GNAT family N-acetyltransferase — its product is MKNTRKATIQDLPQLAELFDQYRVFYHKESDIPAAKNFLKERIEKNDSEIFVAEIDGGLVGFVQLYPLFSSTRMKRYWLLNDLFVNENYRGKGFSKQLIEEAKELAKSTDSAGILLETGKSNDIGNKLYPSCGFEIYDEVNFYEWTNR
- the pafA gene encoding alkaline phosphatase PafA: MLRKITIAAVTFISLMTVNAQKSKKSQLERPKLVVGLVIDQMRWDYLYRFYDKYGDDGFKRLLNKGFSFNNVMIPYVPTVTAIGHTTIYTGSVPSIHGIAGNDWTDKATGKNVYCTTDTDVKGVGTNDKIGGHSPKNLWSTTITDQLRIASNFQSKVVGVSLKDRASILPAGHNPTGAFWFDETNGNFVTSSYYTNSLPDWVNKFNDQKLAEKLVANGWNTLLPINQYTESTRDDVPWEKPVGTAKNPTFPYSNLAADFAVNKGVLRTTPFGNTYTLKFAEAAIDGYQLGEDQITDFLAINIASTDYVGHAYGPNAIEVEDTYLRLDIELANFFKMLDKKVGKGEYLVFLSADHGGAHAEGFMKENKMMTGFFDDGLEKNLGAELETKYASTKLILGIDNYQIYLNHQLITENKLDEVAIKKSIIENLNKDPRVLYAVDLKDVANAPIPEPIKTRVINGYNWQRSGDIQIVSHDGMLPTYAKKGTTHSVWNSYDAHIPLIFMGWKVPHGESNASHFMTDIAPTIAQFLRIENPSGNVGQPLMEVLGK